A genome region from Micromonospora peucetia includes the following:
- a CDS encoding PAC2 family protein has translation MTEFDGLPVLRSPVAIAAFEGWNDAADASTAAVEHLEQVWQARQVTELDPEDFYDFQVSRPTITMAEGETRRVEWPTTRFMVASPEGTERDVVLIRGIEPSMRWRTFCEQVLEICHSLEVERVVVLGALLADVPYTRPLPISGSASDAEAAQRYQLTPTRYDGPTGIVGVLHDACNRAEVDAVSFWVHVPHYANNPPCPKATLALLHRVEEVLDLPVPMADLAEEAAEWEQRVRGAAEQDAELGEYVRELEERVGDAGITPLTGDEIAQEFEKYLRRRGGSAGPTAGSW, from the coding sequence GTGACCGAGTTCGACGGACTGCCGGTGCTGCGGTCCCCCGTGGCGATCGCCGCGTTCGAGGGCTGGAACGACGCCGCCGACGCGTCCACCGCCGCCGTGGAGCACCTGGAGCAGGTGTGGCAGGCCCGGCAGGTCACCGAACTGGACCCGGAGGACTTCTACGACTTCCAGGTCAGCCGGCCCACCATCACGATGGCCGAGGGCGAGACCCGCCGGGTGGAGTGGCCGACGACGCGCTTCATGGTGGCCAGCCCCGAGGGCACCGAGCGGGACGTCGTACTGATCCGCGGCATCGAGCCGAGCATGCGCTGGCGCACCTTCTGCGAGCAGGTGCTGGAGATCTGCCACAGCCTGGAGGTCGAGCGGGTGGTCGTGCTCGGCGCCCTACTGGCCGACGTCCCGTACACCCGGCCGCTGCCGATCAGCGGCAGCGCCTCCGACGCGGAGGCCGCCCAGCGCTACCAGCTCACCCCCACCCGCTACGACGGGCCGACCGGGATCGTCGGCGTGCTGCACGACGCCTGCAACCGCGCCGAGGTCGACGCCGTCTCGTTCTGGGTGCACGTGCCGCACTACGCCAACAACCCGCCCTGCCCGAAGGCCACCCTCGCCCTGCTGCACCGCGTCGAGGAGGTGCTCGACCTGCCGGTGCCGATGGCCGACCTGGCCGAGGAGGCCGCCGAGTGGGAGCAGCGGGTGCGCGGCGCCGCCGAGCAGGACGCCGAGCTCGGCGAGTACGTGCGCGAGTTGGAGGAACGTGTCGGCGACGCGGGCATCACTCCGCTGACCGGTGACGAGATCGCCCAGGAGTTCGAGAAGTACCTGCGCCGCCGGGGCGGCTCCGCCGGCCCGACCGCCGGTTCCTGGTAG
- a CDS encoding GntR family transcriptional regulator yields the protein MQINPGAAEFPHRQIAAQLKAQIRRGDWAPGERLPSIPAIAEMFGVAKQTVQRAVDQLRVEGILITKPGSGTYVRGTRRRLNRLSRGRYGGFRGYHTDLAARYRQQLVSVGRAAAPPEVADAFGVADGTELLCRRHLVRTEDSPVEVGTSWFLPADTAGTSLERTEAFGRPLYQEAEEATGRRYVSATDTISARQPSREEAEILQIRPDTPVLHLLHVAYDGHRKPIEVAQATWPGPVTTLTEEYKIPAPTPDPAPDPGLVLG from the coding sequence ATGCAGATCAATCCGGGGGCGGCCGAGTTCCCGCACCGGCAGATCGCCGCGCAGCTCAAAGCCCAGATCCGCCGCGGCGACTGGGCGCCCGGCGAGCGGCTGCCGTCCATCCCGGCCATCGCCGAGATGTTCGGCGTGGCGAAGCAGACCGTGCAGCGCGCCGTCGACCAGCTACGGGTCGAGGGCATCCTGATCACCAAGCCCGGCTCCGGGACGTACGTCCGAGGCACCCGGCGGCGGCTCAACCGGCTCTCCCGGGGCCGCTACGGCGGCTTCCGCGGCTACCACACCGACCTGGCCGCGCGGTACCGGCAGCAGCTCGTCTCGGTCGGTCGCGCCGCCGCCCCGCCCGAGGTGGCGGACGCGTTCGGGGTGGCCGACGGCACCGAACTGCTCTGCCGGCGCCACCTCGTGCGCACCGAGGACTCCCCGGTCGAGGTGGGCACCTCGTGGTTCCTGCCCGCCGACACCGCCGGCACCTCGCTGGAGCGCACCGAGGCGTTTGGTCGCCCGCTCTACCAGGAGGCCGAGGAGGCCACCGGCCGGCGCTACGTCTCCGCCACGGACACCATCAGCGCCCGCCAGCCCAGCCGGGAGGAGGCCGAGATCCTCCAGATCCGCCCCGACACCCCGGTGCTGCACCTGCTGCACGTCGCCTACGACGGCCACCGCAAGCCGATCGAGGTCGCCCAGGCCACCTGGCCCGGCCCGGTCACCACGCTGACCGAGGAATACAAGATCCCCGCCCCTACCCCCGATCCGGCACCCGACCCCGGCCTCGTCCTGGGCTGA